In Pedobacter sp. W3I1, one DNA window encodes the following:
- a CDS encoding DUF4843 domain-containing protein: MKKIKLYTAGLLVMILANACKKNLDTYTGQNNIYFNEAGRLPAFNGEVIRDSTVMSFSLAKNTDSVVNMIIKITGAVSDQDRSYKLVIDPVSTAIPGKHFDALPQTFSIKKNKLQDTVKIKFHRTADLQAQNYTLFFKLVANENFSTEMVDKLINATTGQRLSFIRYRWFLNDIVKKPGRWTDGYLGVFTRKKLSLLAQVLNVEPSYLDTSVSIAEITAYGKFMQRYLNEQKAAGNTIYEEDGSEMIMGSLVQ, from the coding sequence ATGAAGAAAATTAAACTCTATACAGCAGGTTTACTCGTAATGATATTGGCAAATGCCTGTAAAAAAAATCTTGATACCTATACCGGTCAGAACAATATCTATTTTAATGAGGCTGGCCGATTACCCGCCTTTAATGGTGAGGTAATAAGAGATTCCACTGTAATGTCTTTTTCCTTGGCAAAAAATACAGATTCAGTTGTGAATATGATCATCAAAATTACGGGTGCAGTAAGTGATCAGGATCGTTCTTATAAACTGGTAATTGATCCGGTTTCAACAGCAATACCCGGAAAACATTTTGATGCGTTGCCTCAAACATTCAGTATCAAAAAGAATAAACTTCAGGATACCGTTAAAATAAAATTCCATCGTACAGCTGACCTGCAAGCACAGAATTACACACTGTTTTTTAAGCTCGTGGCAAATGAAAACTTTAGTACAGAGATGGTGGATAAATTAATTAACGCGACCACAGGGCAACGATTAAGTTTTATCAGGTACAGGTGGTTCTTAAATGATATTGTGAAGAAACCTGGAAGATGGACAGACGGCTACTTAGGTGTTTTTACACGGAAAAAACTGAGTTTGCTGGCTCAGGTATTAAATGTAGAGCCATCATACCTGGATACAAGTGTTTCAATTGCCGAAATTACTGCCTATGGTAAGTTTATGCAACGGTATTTAAACGAGCAAAAGGCAGCAGGAAATACTATTTACGAAGAAGACGGATCAGAAATGATTATGGGTTCACTCGTTCAATAA
- a CDS encoding FecR family protein gives MQINQKLVEKFFAGQCTAEEARMVSKFLADGDNREIYLNSEEWAHFEPKEKVDGEVSERIYVNVLDHIHDRIEIKRRRLRYLAYAASIALIATIGLVVYKFNSNQVSKSTVALAKHGVPARVAKFVTNTSNAKQIHTLPDGTIVELDPNSEVSYFPFDQGKRDVVLIGQALFRVHKDKTKPFTVFANNLATTALGTIFKITAFKKGLYTKVRLIEGKVVVKPQQKLLSAGVKTVYLLPGKVFTVNMQTYVANVKEVNILPAKKLEILDQNKAIVTENAIIFDNESLAGVFDALETKLNIKIKYSAGQLNKKVFTGQYEFGRDDIDSFLNMLCSLNNLTPEKTEVGYNIKKK, from the coding sequence ATGCAAATCAACCAAAAGCTTGTTGAGAAGTTTTTTGCCGGACAATGTACTGCCGAAGAAGCGCGCATGGTAAGTAAATTTTTAGCTGATGGAGACAACCGCGAAATTTATTTAAACAGCGAGGAATGGGCGCATTTTGAACCAAAGGAAAAAGTTGATGGCGAAGTATCAGAACGGATTTATGTAAATGTATTGGATCATATCCATGATAGAATAGAAATTAAAAGACGCCGCTTGCGTTATTTGGCTTATGCCGCCTCGATAGCATTGATTGCTACCATAGGATTGGTGGTTTATAAATTTAACAGTAATCAGGTTTCTAAATCTACTGTTGCTTTAGCTAAACATGGTGTGCCTGCAAGGGTGGCTAAGTTCGTAACTAATACCTCAAATGCAAAACAAATTCATACCCTTCCTGATGGAACCATTGTTGAACTTGATCCAAACAGTGAGGTAAGTTATTTTCCGTTTGACCAAGGAAAGAGAGATGTGGTTTTGATAGGACAGGCATTATTCAGGGTACATAAAGACAAGACAAAACCTTTTACGGTTTTTGCCAATAACCTCGCTACTACTGCTTTAGGTACCATTTTTAAAATAACTGCTTTTAAAAAGGGCCTTTATACGAAGGTGAGGTTAATCGAGGGAAAGGTGGTGGTTAAACCCCAGCAAAAACTCTTATCAGCAGGTGTTAAAACCGTTTATTTATTGCCAGGGAAAGTATTTACGGTAAATATGCAAACCTATGTTGCAAATGTGAAAGAGGTTAATATTCTACCGGCTAAGAAACTAGAAATTTTAGATCAGAACAAGGCTATTGTTACCGAAAATGCCATTATTTTCGATAACGAATCATTAGCTGGTGTTTTTGATGCACTTGAAACTAAATTGAACATTAAAATAAAATATTCTGCAGGTCAGTTAAACAAAAAAGTATTTACAGGACAATATGAATTCGGACGCGACGACATTGATTCCTTCTTAAATATGCTTTGTTCGCTCAATAACCTGACCCCAGAAAAAACAGAGGTGGGATATAACATAAAGAAGAAGTAA
- a CDS encoding sigma-70 family RNA polymerase sigma factor produces MDYVADLVSGCLQTFQTVYRLFNQKLYAYVLKKTGSVYMAEEVVQLTFIRLWEKRANLSSEYSLSAQIFRIAGTILIDQLRKEAVGKKHLTVVENDYAFQNEADQPEMHYALEQAIEKMAPVRKKVFKLSKVEGYSYKEIAKMLSISPKTVENHISQALKQLRAAFSSIISLAIIMSAIINK; encoded by the coding sequence ATGGACTATGTTGCTGATTTAGTGTCGGGTTGTTTACAAACTTTTCAAACCGTTTACCGTTTGTTCAACCAAAAACTTTACGCCTATGTACTGAAAAAAACAGGTTCAGTGTACATGGCAGAAGAGGTGGTGCAGCTTACTTTTATCAGGCTTTGGGAAAAGAGGGCAAATCTTTCTTCGGAATATAGTTTATCAGCTCAGATTTTCCGCATTGCGGGTACTATCCTTATCGATCAGTTAAGGAAAGAAGCTGTTGGCAAAAAGCATTTAACGGTAGTAGAAAATGATTATGCCTTTCAGAATGAAGCTGATCAACCAGAAATGCACTATGCACTTGAGCAGGCTATCGAAAAAATGGCTCCCGTTAGGAAAAAAGTATTCAAATTGAGTAAAGTAGAGGGTTATTCTTATAAAGAAATTGCAAAAATGCTTTCTATTTCTCCAAAAACTGTCGAAAATCACATATCGCAAGCATTAAAACAGTTAAGGGCTGCATTTTCTTCGATTATTTCTTTAGCCATCATCATGTCAGCCATTATTAATAAATAA
- a CDS encoding PKD-like family lipoprotein, which produces MTFKKYIYVILFCMGGLSACKKDLGNYDYNAINELSTVGGIALDLTAVYGKQFVLKPDLKFTLDAGTDESKYNYEWSYIGPNGLGGTKLFILATTRNLDLKMTIIAGSYQFYYAVTDKSSGVKYRYPFTVKVVNEINEGWMLMCDVSGKARVDMLSLNTSGEFDVISDLLAITGSDLKLDGKPVMAYTYATGLLIGPDQISYGVYFGTDKSTQKVDPNTFKWTKTMSLTYEMFGNIPEGFYADAIKQRSGGASYMIGNQDAYYYDRAQNIYYSAPINYITAEQKGFKVAPFIAGNPQIVSNAHAIFYDITNRRFVKHVGTSATCTTLPDPQEAQKLFSFSTGMDLIYMQWVAFNGGEVFGLLKDPNSTKRFLARFNSGNNAQSYYAEILATDFSNAELYAVSPDLGYIFYSMGGKVYEYDMSLKTSKLMLDMGTQKISFLQFYEFKNTTKYKDSNKLIIGAYDPALPEGQNGNLGIYTVPPVNGDLVAYKRYSGFGKIKSLTYRER; this is translated from the coding sequence ATGACTTTCAAGAAATATATATACGTAATTCTGTTCTGTATGGGAGGCTTAAGCGCCTGTAAAAAAGATCTGGGTAATTACGATTACAATGCAATTAACGAATTATCGACCGTGGGCGGCATTGCATTAGATTTAACAGCTGTATATGGCAAACAATTTGTTTTAAAACCTGATTTGAAATTTACACTTGATGCAGGAACAGACGAATCCAAATACAATTACGAATGGTCTTATATCGGGCCAAACGGTTTGGGAGGTACTAAGCTTTTTATCCTGGCTACAACAAGAAATCTCGATCTTAAAATGACGATTATTGCCGGCAGTTATCAATTCTATTACGCTGTTACCGATAAAAGTTCGGGAGTAAAATATAGATATCCTTTTACCGTAAAGGTTGTAAATGAAATTAACGAAGGATGGATGTTGATGTGCGATGTTTCGGGAAAAGCGCGCGTAGATATGCTTTCGTTAAATACCAGTGGGGAGTTTGATGTAATTTCAGATTTATTGGCTATCACAGGTTCAGACCTTAAATTGGACGGAAAGCCCGTAATGGCTTACACTTACGCTACTGGTCTTTTAATCGGTCCCGATCAAATTAGTTATGGTGTTTATTTTGGCACTGATAAAAGCACTCAAAAGGTAGATCCAAATACCTTTAAATGGACAAAAACAATGAGTTTAACTTATGAAATGTTTGGGAATATTCCTGAAGGATTTTATGCTGATGCCATTAAACAAAGATCAGGTGGTGCTTCTTACATGATTGGAAACCAGGATGCTTATTATTACGATAGGGCACAAAATATTTACTATTCGGCACCAATAAATTATATAACAGCAGAGCAAAAGGGGTTTAAGGTTGCTCCCTTTATTGCTGGTAACCCACAAATCGTATCTAATGCCCACGCTATATTTTATGATATTACTAACCGTAGGTTTGTAAAACATGTAGGGACATCGGCAACCTGTACCACATTACCTGATCCCCAGGAAGCACAGAAGCTTTTCAGTTTTAGTACAGGTATGGATCTAATTTACATGCAATGGGTAGCGTTTAACGGGGGTGAAGTATTTGGTTTACTTAAAGATCCCAACTCAACAAAAAGATTTTTAGCCAGGTTTAATAGTGGCAATAATGCACAATCTTATTATGCCGAGATTTTAGCCACAGATTTTTCAAACGCAGAATTATATGCTGTTAGCCCTGATTTAGGTTACATATTCTACAGTATGGGAGGAAAGGTTTATGAGTACGACATGTCGTTAAAAACGAGCAAACTGATGTTGGATATGGGTACTCAGAAAATCTCTTTTTTACAGTTTTACGAGTTTAAAAATACCACAAAATATAAAGATTCGAATAAACTGATAATTGGTGCTTACGATCCGGCATTGCCCGAAGGCCAGAATGGAAACCTTGGTATTTATACCGTGCCGCCCGTAAATGGCGATTTGGTAGCTTATAAAAGGTACAGTGGTTTCGGAAAAATTAAGAGTCTAACCTATAGAGAGCGTTAA
- a CDS encoding RagB/SusD family nutrient uptake outer membrane protein, which produces MKKNYIKLFITAVVLSLLFGGCKKFLNVQPEDKVLETQVFSNKNGINTALNGLYINLAKADLYGENLTLSTVEVLAQRYNVSSTHNLYKIATYAYADKPASTKFDAIWTQAYSNILNINSFLENLEKYKGVLDEKTESLYKGEALAMRAFLHFDLLRLYGPKYNSVDSTKQSIPYYENSQSKINPLLPANQVMQKVLSDLLSADALLKNDVIITLGVNPPPLNGDVDFVNNGRNYRLNYYAVKGLLARVYLYRGDKVSALAAAKLVIQQADKFKWTTTTNALSEKVNPDRVFTSEMIFGVMNTQLYNSYLTIFDPSVTDANILAPAATRLTTVFESNESDYRYNLNWQIPSTGIKSYRTFYKYADVVDKAKTFRFTVSLLKISEMYYIAAECEPVAADGINQLNIVRFNRGLTNLATTANVNTELQKEYQKEFFGEGQLFYYYKRRNVTSVGNGTGSGNITIVPVVPLPLSESQYR; this is translated from the coding sequence ATGAAAAAGAATTATATAAAATTATTTATTACAGCAGTTGTACTGTCTCTGTTGTTTGGGGGCTGTAAAAAGTTTCTTAATGTTCAGCCCGAAGATAAGGTTTTGGAAACACAGGTATTTTCTAACAAAAACGGAATTAATACAGCTTTAAACGGTTTATACATTAATCTGGCAAAAGCAGATTTATATGGAGAAAATCTTACACTCTCTACTGTGGAGGTTTTGGCCCAGCGATATAACGTTTCATCAACACATAACCTGTATAAAATTGCCACTTACGCGTATGCAGATAAACCTGCATCCACCAAGTTTGATGCTATTTGGACACAGGCTTATTCAAATATTTTAAACATCAATAGTTTTTTAGAAAATCTGGAGAAATATAAAGGTGTATTGGATGAGAAAACAGAGTCTCTTTACAAAGGTGAGGCCCTGGCTATGAGAGCGTTTTTACATTTTGATCTTTTGCGCCTTTATGGACCAAAATACAATTCGGTCGATTCAACCAAACAATCAATCCCATATTATGAAAACAGTCAATCGAAAATTAACCCGCTCTTGCCTGCAAATCAGGTGATGCAAAAGGTTTTGAGTGATCTTTTAAGTGCAGATGCGTTGCTTAAAAATGATGTCATAATTACGCTTGGGGTTAATCCGCCGCCATTAAACGGAGATGTAGATTTTGTAAATAATGGGAGAAACTACCGTTTAAATTATTATGCCGTAAAGGGTTTGTTGGCAAGAGTTTACTTATATCGTGGTGATAAAGTGTCGGCTCTTGCTGCCGCAAAATTAGTGATTCAACAGGCTGATAAATTTAAGTGGACTACTACCACAAATGCCTTAAGTGAGAAAGTAAATCCTGATCGTGTATTTACTTCGGAAATGATTTTTGGTGTAATGAACACGCAATTGTATAATAGCTACCTTACTATATTTGATCCATCAGTCACCGATGCGAACATTTTAGCACCTGCAGCCACTAGATTAACAACTGTTTTCGAATCAAACGAAAGTGATTACCGATACAATTTAAATTGGCAGATACCTTCTACAGGTATAAAAAGCTACAGAACCTTTTATAAATATGCTGATGTTGTGGATAAGGCCAAAACATTTAGGTTTACCGTGTCGCTTTTGAAAATAAGCGAGATGTATTATATCGCAGCAGAGTGCGAACCAGTAGCTGCTGATGGAATCAATCAATTAAACATCGTGCGGTTTAATAGAGGATTAACTAACCTCGCCACTACTGCTAACGTTAACACTGAACTACAAAAAGAATATCAGAAAGAATTTTTTGGAGAGGGACAACTCTTTTATTACTACAAGCGCAGAAACGTAACCTCGGTAGGAAATGGAACAGGAAGTGGAAATATTACCATTGTTCCTGTAGTACCATTACCATTATCGGAAAGTCAATATCGCTAA
- a CDS encoding TlpA disulfide reductase family protein → MKIKALLSTLLCITTISAMAQLPVEVKGLFKKKRISAVKLFKVKYGKSVEIANVTPNENNQFGFLFYPEYEGIYVIGTGNENSPNDNYKFYFKGGEQLSVSLLDSSYVLTGKLNSKENVVLTQWHDLTFPLEQKAINFMKVQSTFVDYFPEQEEIVAKSKTFLNGKTTGNAKFDKQVRDIMALDLASYATNFLNTPRSAHPSVEEYSNFYSSLKAVDFAKTTDKVYNYPWGYRTLSGIIIVNMRQDGKAYKRGVEGVDIFASYLPNDTLKGDLALENAAGYKTIADYQTLMAKYNKYVITKVQKERSDNIMNPLLTYKPGTDAYEFSYADNTGKVYSMKDFKGKVVLVDTWATWCSPCKAEIPFLKKLEEEMKGTDVQIISLSTDAEKDKEKWLKMIKDENLGGLQLFAGGPANEFSKYYKINTIPRFLVFDKQGKIVTVDSPRPSQPELKALLQKTLAN, encoded by the coding sequence ATGAAAATTAAAGCATTATTAAGCACACTTTTGTGCATTACAACCATTTCTGCCATGGCGCAACTGCCGGTAGAAGTTAAGGGGCTGTTCAAGAAAAAAAGAATCTCGGCCGTAAAATTGTTTAAGGTAAAATACGGCAAAAGTGTCGAAATTGCCAATGTTACCCCTAACGAAAATAACCAGTTTGGCTTTTTATTCTATCCAGAATATGAAGGTATATATGTAATCGGTACAGGTAACGAAAACAGCCCGAACGATAACTATAAATTCTATTTCAAGGGTGGTGAACAGTTATCCGTAAGCCTATTAGATTCGAGTTATGTGTTAACGGGTAAATTGAACTCTAAGGAAAACGTTGTACTAACACAATGGCACGACCTTACTTTTCCGCTTGAGCAGAAAGCCATCAACTTTATGAAAGTGCAAAGTACTTTTGTTGATTATTTTCCAGAACAGGAAGAAATTGTAGCGAAAAGCAAAACTTTCTTAAACGGTAAAACCACAGGTAATGCAAAATTTGATAAACAGGTTAGAGATATTATGGCTTTAGATCTGGCCAGTTATGCAACCAATTTTTTAAATACACCGCGTTCTGCACATCCTTCGGTTGAAGAGTACAGCAATTTTTACAGCAGTTTAAAAGCAGTAGATTTTGCAAAAACAACCGATAAGGTGTACAATTACCCATGGGGCTACCGTACTCTTTCGGGCATCATTATCGTAAATATGCGTCAGGATGGTAAAGCCTATAAAAGAGGAGTAGAGGGGGTCGATATTTTTGCTTCTTATCTTCCAAACGACACTTTGAAGGGTGATTTGGCTTTAGAAAATGCCGCCGGTTATAAAACGATAGCCGATTATCAAACCTTAATGGCAAAATACAACAAATACGTAATTACCAAGGTACAAAAGGAGCGCAGTGACAATATCATGAACCCGTTGTTAACCTATAAACCAGGTACCGATGCTTACGAATTTTCGTATGCAGATAACACCGGTAAAGTGTATAGCATGAAAGATTTTAAAGGAAAAGTAGTATTGGTTGATACCTGGGCAACCTGGTGCAGCCCTTGTAAAGCCGAAATCCCGTTTCTTAAAAAATTAGAAGAGGAAATGAAAGGTACAGATGTGCAGATTATCAGTTTATCTACCGATGCTGAAAAGGATAAAGAAAAGTGGCTTAAAATGATCAAAGATGAAAATTTGGGCGGCTTACAGCTTTTTGCCGGCGGACCAGCTAATGAGTTTTCTAAATATTATAAAATTAATACCATTCCCCGTTTTTTAGTTTTCGATAAACAGGGCAAAATTGTAACCGTTGATTCACCCCGTCCTTCTCAGCCAGAGTTAAAAGCATTATTGCAAAAAACGCTAGCCAATTAG
- a CDS encoding SusC/RagA family TonB-linked outer membrane protein: MIKIFTKRNVPKRVFLLLLCLYHGFSAYAQTPAVKGVVKDAKETIVGATIIARHVQTGVKTSTSSDRNGVFSFPRLAAGSYQFTINFIGYESKTIRGIVKDGGTFSLSVLLKESSTSLDKEVIVTGTGITRNKNTFTGSTATFSGDALKMVGNNNIIQSLRTLDPSFLLMENNLAGSNPNVLPVIEVRGKSSVPSASLKDQFGGDPNQPLFILDGFESSLQTIVDLDMNRVGSVTILKDAASTALYGARASNGVVVIETIRPKPGELQFTYSNDFRVESPDLSGYNMMNATEKLEFERLSGRYTSSDTPTQQVFLDELYNTHLAAVKKGVDSYWLSEPIQTGYTNNSSVFAQGGDNTFTYGLGMNYKSQTGAMKGSGRDSYSGSINLTYRKNKLNINNVTYIRGYSADNSPYGSFADYVNANPYFEKNYTNRYLEVTRQSNGTVIKVRNPLYNGTLPQYDNTKNLEIQNNLNLNYDLTKDLRLNGAVQITKGNTNSKKFRAPESSEFEDVTLLRKGTYGDGHLSNLSYQANVLLTYYKTFAEKHILNANFRASVNENSNSSYSTLLEGFPAGSNGNPRFAYGYSENTYPEATSSVYRTLNGTFSANYAFDNRFLADASYRLDGSTAFGTNKQFSPYYSFGLGWNVHNEAFFKGKSLINRLKLFGNIGVTGNQNYGSVTSVSVYNYNSNSNYNQFGQGIGLTTLGNPDLAPQKTTHISAGVDFVLFGNRLTGYINAYHKKTDPLVVAVDLPSSTGVFNYPLNAGTLTYNGLEAKLNYSPIYNPARRVVLMLGLTGSMYKSKYAGFGNTLNSLNKQQELDKSTLRFTDGYSAETIWAAKSLGIDPATGREVFLTPSGQYSFDYSAANISPVGNTTPTVEGVFTTNLMFKGFNFGINIRYKLGGDIFNSALFEKVENISFTSITLNQDKRALYDRWQKPGDVAQFKSISQTSTTPISSRFVQKENTISGEAINIGYTFDNKLWVKKLGMRSFNINAMANDIFTASTVRRERGIDYPFARTVALSFRASF; this comes from the coding sequence ATGATTAAAATTTTTACTAAAAGGAACGTTCCAAAACGTGTCTTCCTGCTACTGCTTTGCCTTTACCATGGATTTAGCGCTTACGCGCAAACGCCAGCAGTTAAAGGGGTGGTTAAAGATGCAAAAGAAACCATTGTAGGCGCAACAATTATTGCCCGGCATGTGCAAACGGGAGTTAAAACAAGCACTTCTTCTGATAGGAATGGTGTGTTTAGTTTTCCGCGACTAGCTGCAGGAAGTTATCAATTCACCATCAATTTTATAGGTTACGAATCTAAAACCATTAGAGGAATAGTTAAAGATGGCGGCACTTTTTCGCTTTCGGTACTCTTGAAAGAAAGTAGTACCAGCTTGGATAAAGAAGTAATTGTAACGGGTACAGGTATCACCAGAAATAAAAACACCTTTACTGGAAGTACAGCCACATTTTCTGGTGATGCGTTAAAAATGGTTGGAAATAATAACATCATTCAGAGCTTAAGAACTTTAGATCCTTCATTTTTATTAATGGAAAATAACCTGGCAGGCTCTAATCCCAATGTTTTACCGGTTATAGAGGTTAGGGGGAAAAGTAGCGTGCCAAGTGCTAGTTTAAAAGATCAGTTTGGTGGTGATCCAAATCAGCCACTATTTATTTTAGATGGTTTTGAATCCAGTTTGCAGACCATTGTAGATTTGGATATGAACAGGGTGGGGTCTGTTACCATTTTGAAGGATGCTGCTTCAACGGCATTATATGGTGCAAGAGCATCAAATGGCGTTGTGGTTATCGAAACCATCAGGCCAAAGCCAGGAGAACTTCAGTTTACATATTCAAACGATTTTAGGGTAGAAAGCCCTGATTTATCCGGGTATAATATGATGAATGCAACTGAAAAACTGGAATTTGAAAGATTATCAGGCAGATATACTTCATCAGATACCCCAACGCAACAAGTTTTTTTAGATGAGCTCTACAACACTCACCTTGCTGCCGTAAAAAAAGGCGTTGATAGCTACTGGTTAAGCGAACCGATACAAACAGGTTATACCAACAACTCATCTGTTTTTGCTCAGGGTGGTGATAATACCTTCACTTACGGTCTCGGAATGAATTATAAGTCTCAAACCGGCGCCATGAAAGGTTCGGGAAGAGATAGCTACAGCGGAAGTATTAATCTTACTTACCGAAAAAATAAACTGAATATTAATAATGTTACCTACATCAGGGGCTATTCTGCAGACAACTCACCTTACGGTTCTTTTGCTGATTATGTTAATGCTAATCCTTACTTCGAAAAAAACTATACCAATCGATATCTGGAAGTTACTAGGCAATCGAACGGAACGGTGATTAAGGTTCGGAATCCATTATACAATGGTACGCTACCGCAATATGACAATACAAAAAATTTAGAAATTCAGAACAATCTTAATCTGAATTATGATTTGACAAAAGATTTGAGATTAAACGGAGCTGTTCAGATTACAAAGGGAAATACAAACTCCAAAAAATTCAGGGCCCCAGAAAGCAGTGAATTTGAAGATGTTACCTTATTGAGAAAAGGAACCTATGGCGATGGTCATTTAAGTAATTTATCTTACCAGGCAAATGTATTGCTTACGTATTATAAAACATTTGCCGAAAAACATATTTTGAATGCAAACTTCAGGGCATCGGTTAATGAAAATTCGAATAGTAGTTACTCCACATTATTAGAAGGTTTTCCTGCCGGAAGCAACGGTAATCCGCGGTTTGCCTATGGCTATTCAGAAAATACTTATCCCGAAGCCACTTCCAGTGTTTACAGAACATTAAATGGAACGTTTTCTGCGAATTATGCCTTTGATAATAGATTCTTGGCTGATGCATCCTATCGTCTGGATGGTTCTACCGCCTTTGGAACGAATAAGCAATTTTCACCATATTATTCCTTTGGATTGGGTTGGAATGTCCATAATGAAGCATTCTTTAAAGGAAAAAGCTTGATAAACAGATTAAAGCTTTTTGGGAATATTGGCGTTACAGGCAATCAGAATTATGGGAGCGTAACATCTGTATCGGTTTATAACTATAACAGTAATAGTAATTACAATCAATTCGGGCAGGGTATAGGCTTAACTACACTTGGAAATCCTGACCTGGCGCCACAAAAAACAACACATATTAGTGCCGGTGTAGATTTTGTGCTTTTTGGCAATAGACTTACAGGTTATATTAATGCTTATCATAAAAAAACAGATCCATTGGTGGTGGCTGTCGATCTGCCATCTTCTACGGGTGTATTTAACTATCCTTTAAATGCAGGTACGTTAACTTATAATGGTTTAGAAGCCAAATTAAACTACTCACCAATTTATAATCCTGCAAGAAGAGTAGTATTAATGCTTGGTTTAACCGGATCAATGTACAAGAGTAAGTATGCTGGCTTTGGAAACACCTTAAACTCCTTAAATAAACAACAGGAACTGGACAAATCGACATTAAGATTTACCGATGGCTATAGTGCCGAAACCATTTGGGCGGCAAAATCTCTAGGTATCGATCCTGCAACCGGAAGAGAGGTTTTTTTAACCCCGAGCGGACAGTACTCGTTTGATTACAGTGCAGCAAATATATCGCCTGTTGGAAATACAACGCCAACAGTTGAAGGCGTATTTACCACAAACCTCATGTTTAAGGGGTTTAACTTTGGTATTAACATCAGGTATAAACTCGGGGGCGACATATTCAATTCTGCGTTATTTGAAAAAGTTGAAAACATCAGCTTTACCAGCATCACCCTCAATCAGGATAAAAGGGCACTTTACGACAGGTGGCAAAAACCAGGTGACGTGGCGCAGTTTAAGTCTATTTCACAAACCTCTACTACACCAATTTCTTCAAGATTTGTCCAAAAAGAAAATACAATATCAGGTGAGGCGATCAATATCGGCTATACCTTCGATAATAAGCTTTGGGTAAAAAAACTGGGCATGCGGTCTTTCAATATCAATGCAATGGCGAACGATATTTTTACTGCATCGACAGTTAGGCGTGAGCGGGGCATTGACTATCCTTTTGCCAGAACAGTTGCATTGAGTTTCAGGGCTTCATTTTAA